A single Desulfovibrio gilichinskyi DNA region contains:
- a CDS encoding DNA internalization-related competence protein ComEC/Rec2, protein MSKSDLKSCSAGRPGIPGLLFWQKLVPAFVFGILSIKWLVPCVAAFLVYVVILFSFRLQKGAVVLLLLLFALGSFYASSVLPTPPDGMPDWMAQKEKVHVNAEISAIKGVPGNRLKILLKNVFCTTSHETSGKNISEKINETIKLAGNLIWTWDYPDVFPVKGQKVNFFIKVKPVHGFKNEGVWDYDFDQRIKNIFYRFYTRGELKNGELQPVNPDFLERVRADLRSRIVRNSPDTQGGAIFPALLTGDRFFLSQDTVELIRRAGISHLLALSGLHVGFVASIGFALAWLIGLFFPRIYLKIPRVKLAVILAFPFVLFYLWLGQFSPSLLRAVCMFGFWGILLLMNRGRVLLDGLFLAVVVILGFSPLSVFDLGFQLSVLAVGGIAVFFPYFQAVIPAGKTFVGKGVHFVLAVLAVSFCANIAIMPITIWNFGVLIPNLIFNVLWIPFLGFFLMPVCGVGGLVMSFVSTAVSQKLFLLGASCFAKMLALVQLAVSAGFLPEYAFYRPMWEEFIIYYLILLLYISVNKNRQARLAIIFLIIILLAVRVEGMYKAGELSGFGPEFVKVDVLDTGQSQCIVITGPKGTRTVVDGGGAFGDSFDVGRAIVGPWLAWGHLPKVNNIFLTHPDSDHSGGLAFLLEKFDVDHFYSNGDLPDGIIGERFQKAFAENRVVSLKIERGDVIQLEPGLTLQVLHPYADFNGKQNDCSLFLRLVWNGKGLICIPGDIEKKGIKALLRHNDDLFADVLVLPHHGSAGAFSPALYDRVNPEIAIAACGFLNRYNFVAAKVEQEFQTRNIKVYKTADKGLISIKWNKSDKISIQP, encoded by the coding sequence ATGAGTAAAAGTGATCTTAAATCATGTTCAGCAGGCAGGCCCGGAATTCCGGGCCTGCTTTTTTGGCAGAAGCTGGTTCCGGCTTTTGTTTTCGGAATATTATCCATCAAGTGGCTGGTTCCGTGCGTTGCCGCTTTTTTAGTTTATGTTGTAATTTTATTTTCGTTCAGACTTCAAAAGGGTGCGGTTGTCCTTTTGCTGCTGCTGTTTGCGCTGGGCAGTTTTTATGCATCGTCCGTGCTGCCGACTCCGCCGGACGGTATGCCGGACTGGATGGCACAGAAGGAAAAAGTTCATGTTAATGCGGAAATTTCCGCCATCAAGGGCGTTCCCGGTAATCGGCTGAAGATTTTACTCAAAAATGTATTTTGCACCACTTCGCATGAAACTTCCGGCAAAAATATTTCCGAAAAGATTAACGAGACAATAAAACTCGCTGGCAATTTAATCTGGACATGGGATTACCCTGATGTTTTTCCTGTTAAGGGGCAGAAAGTAAATTTTTTTATAAAAGTTAAGCCCGTTCACGGTTTCAAAAACGAAGGCGTGTGGGATTATGACTTCGATCAAAGAATTAAAAATATTTTTTATCGGTTCTATACACGCGGGGAACTAAAAAACGGTGAGTTGCAACCTGTAAATCCGGATTTTTTGGAACGGGTGCGGGCTGATTTACGCAGTAGAATTGTCCGCAACTCTCCTGATACGCAAGGCGGCGCAATTTTTCCGGCATTGCTTACGGGGGACAGATTCTTTTTATCGCAGGATACCGTTGAACTTATCCGCAGAGCCGGAATTTCGCATCTGCTGGCTCTTTCAGGTCTGCATGTGGGGTTTGTGGCTTCAATCGGTTTTGCGCTGGCTTGGTTGATCGGCCTGTTTTTTCCGCGAATTTATTTAAAAATTCCTCGTGTTAAGCTGGCTGTTATTCTGGCGTTTCCTTTTGTACTCTTTTATTTATGGCTGGGACAATTTTCGCCGTCTCTTTTGCGCGCAGTGTGCATGTTCGGATTCTGGGGGATACTGCTGCTTATGAACAGGGGCAGGGTGCTGTTAGACGGCCTCTTCTTAGCCGTAGTCGTGATACTCGGCTTTTCTCCGCTTAGTGTTTTCGATCTCGGCTTCCAGCTTTCAGTGCTTGCTGTCGGCGGGATAGCTGTTTTTTTCCCCTATTTCCAAGCTGTCATTCCTGCCGGAAAGACTTTTGTCGGCAAGGGGGTTCACTTTGTGCTGGCTGTATTGGCGGTCAGCTTCTGTGCGAATATCGCAATCATGCCGATTACAATCTGGAATTTCGGTGTATTGATTCCCAATTTAATTTTTAATGTTTTGTGGATTCCGTTTTTAGGATTTTTTCTCATGCCTGTTTGCGGAGTGGGCGGCCTTGTTATGTCTTTTGTCAGTACAGCCGTTTCGCAGAAGCTCTTTTTATTAGGAGCAAGCTGTTTCGCTAAAATGCTTGCCCTTGTGCAACTGGCCGTATCCGCTGGATTTTTACCGGAATATGCTTTTTATCGGCCGATGTGGGAAGAATTTATAATATATTATCTCATTTTATTACTTTACATTTCTGTTAATAAAAATCGGCAGGCTAGGCTTGCAATTATTTTTTTAATCATTATACTTTTGGCTGTCCGCGTAGAAGGAATGTATAAGGCCGGAGAGCTGTCCGGATTCGGGCCTGAGTTTGTAAAGGTGGATGTTCTTGATACCGGACAATCGCAGTGTATTGTCATTACAGGTCCGAAGGGAACCCGCACAGTTGTTGACGGCGGCGGAGCGTTCGGAGATTCATTTGACGTAGGCCGCGCTATTGTCGGCCCATGGCTGGCATGGGGGCATTTGCCAAAAGTTAATAATATTTTTCTTACTCATCCTGATAGCGATCATTCAGGAGGTTTGGCTTTTCTGCTCGAAAAATTTGATGTTGATCATTTTTATTCCAATGGCGATTTGCCGGATGGAATTATAGGTGAAAGGTTCCAGAAAGCGTTTGCGGAAAACAGAGTGGTTTCTTTGAAAATTGAACGGGGTGATGTAATCCAGTTGGAACCGGGGTTGACTTTACAGGTCCTTCATCCTTACGCTGATTTTAATGGAAAACAAAATGATTGTTCACTTTTTTTACGATTAGTTTGGAATGGCAAAGGGCTGATCTGCATCCCCGGCGACATTGAGAAAAAAGGGATTAAGGCATTGCTTCGCCATAATGATGATCTTTTTGCCGATGTTTTAGTTTTGCCGCATCATGGAAGTGCCGGAGCTTTTTCTCCTGCATTGTATGATAGAGTAAATCCCGAAATTGCCATTGCCGCATGCGGTTTTTTAAACAGGTATAATTTTGTTGCAGCTAAGGTTGAGCAGGAATTTCAGACCAGAAACATCAAGGTGTACAAAACGGCCGATAAGGGGCTGATTTCAATTAAATGGAATAAGTCTGACAAAATCAGTATTCAACCTTGA
- the murA gene encoding UDP-N-acetylglucosamine 1-carboxyvinyltransferase, with protein MDKLVIEGGVALKGPIRVSGAKNAALPILLACLLPEGQVNLTNVPRLRDIHTTLKLLDILGCETSFDGNNVTSIVKDLKVEAPYDLVKTMRASVLCLGPLLALKGEGKVALPGGCAIGARPVDLHLSAFEKMGAEFDLESGYIHGRCAHLKGAHINFDFPTVGGTENVLMAAALADGHTTIENAAREPEVEDLANFLIACGAKITGQGTSVIEVDGVSSLKGCDYRIMPDRIEAGTYMVAAAMTDGELLIEDCPFQELDAVVYKLREMGVWIEEKKEGVLVRRQGDLVGVDITTQPFPGFPTDMQAQLMTLMCLSKGAGTIEEKIFENRFMHVQELLRMGANIKLKGRTAMVRGVEGLAGAPVMASDLRASASLVVAALAASGRTDIQRIYHLDRGYERLEEKLCGVGAKIWREKE; from the coding sequence ATGGATAAATTAGTAATTGAAGGTGGAGTCGCATTAAAGGGGCCTATTCGCGTAAGTGGTGCAAAGAATGCGGCGTTGCCGATTCTGCTCGCGTGTCTTCTGCCCGAAGGACAGGTTAATCTGACCAATGTGCCTCGCCTTAGAGATATTCACACAACTCTTAAACTTTTAGATATTCTGGGTTGCGAAACTTCGTTCGACGGAAACAACGTCACAAGTATCGTTAAAGATCTTAAAGTTGAGGCCCCGTATGATCTGGTTAAGACCATGCGTGCCTCTGTGTTGTGCCTTGGGCCGCTTCTGGCTCTAAAGGGTGAAGGGAAGGTCGCTTTGCCCGGCGGATGCGCTATCGGGGCACGTCCGGTCGATTTACACCTATCCGCATTTGAAAAGATGGGCGCGGAGTTTGATCTGGAATCCGGTTATATTCATGGGCGTTGCGCTCATCTCAAGGGCGCGCATATTAATTTTGATTTTCCGACTGTGGGCGGCACGGAGAACGTGCTCATGGCGGCGGCTCTTGCCGATGGTCACACCACAATCGAAAATGCCGCGCGTGAACCGGAAGTTGAAGATCTCGCAAATTTCCTTATTGCCTGCGGAGCGAAAATCACAGGGCAGGGAACAAGCGTAATTGAAGTTGATGGTGTTTCATCGCTTAAAGGGTGTGACTATAGAATCATGCCGGACCGCATTGAGGCCGGAACTTACATGGTCGCCGCCGCAATGACTGACGGGGAACTGCTTATTGAAGATTGTCCGTTTCAGGAACTTGATGCAGTGGTTTATAAACTGCGCGAAATGGGCGTGTGGATTGAAGAAAAAAAAGAAGGCGTGCTTGTGCGCAGGCAGGGCGATTTGGTGGGTGTTGATATCACAACTCAGCCTTTCCCCGGCTTCCCTACAGATATGCAGGCTCAGCTGATGACTTTGATGTGCCTTTCCAAAGGGGCCGGTACTATCGAAGAAAAAATATTTGAAAATAGATTTATGCATGTTCAGGAACTGCTCAGAATGGGCGCGAATATTAAGCTCAAAGGGCGCACTGCTATGGTTCGCGGTGTTGAAGGTCTGGCCGGAGCACCTGTAATGGCTTCCGATCTGCGCGCCAGTGCCTCGCTTGTTGTCGCCGCTCTTGCCGCATCCGGCAGAACGGATATTCAGCGTATTTACCATCTGGACAGAGGATACGAACGCCTTGAGGAAAAACTTTGCGGTGTCGGTGCTAAAATCTGGCGTGAGAAAGAGTAG
- a CDS encoding pentapeptide repeat-containing protein, with amino-acid sequence MGCCIGAEHSNWCADYDVVYVDGEGEEYCIFHAPADCKFVEKYVEGVGEKPELISGEEFNELVFARIQAVIDAGEDEERNKWGWVDWNPRCNFAGTIFFADISFSEFNGEEGKYLPSINFISSQFRGSAYFISSQFRGDAYFSSSQFRGYAYFRSSQFRGDAYFRSIQFRGDAYFRSIQFRGDADFSSSQFRGYAYFRSIQFRGDADFSSSQFRGGGDFSDAELHKQIKFNDSIFHNMSFDNMEFKGPAYFDNVTFEEPVSFVRSIFHEYSNFEKAKFLEGAKFKHALFKEWTYFRNVVFGGKISFAGTISKEKILIEATNLSNMFFAETNIESFKFIECEWDKGEDGINLVYDEVNQEELKTKNSTLEEIYRRLKKVARENADEEQTSAWHYKEKEMKKREADSAFFFPAIITTFLTFVAFLICCGLLESTAPYYSLIVLIPTALAVPFLLIQNQYKKFELKYNDVPKSKKWFSKIYLNIYYWISGYGENPLRAGVLLVALIALPFMINFFTGFKDGADWVKHAIWYMPLLKVQLSDGIRGIQYFWKGVSVSLITIQAALFAFALRNKLRR; translated from the coding sequence ATGGGGTGTTGTATCGGGGCGGAGCATAGTAATTGGTGTGCTGATTATGATGTTGTTTATGTTGATGGGGAGGGGGAAGAGTATTGCATTTTCCATGCTCCGGCTGATTGTAAATTTGTAGAAAAGTATGTTGAGGGCGTGGGGGAAAAGCCTGAATTAATATCTGGTGAAGAATTTAATGAGTTGGTTTTTGCTCGGATTCAGGCGGTTATTGATGCTGGGGAGGATGAGGAGCGGAATAAGTGGGGTTGGGTAGATTGGAATCCTCGTTGTAATTTTGCCGGAACTATCTTTTTTGCTGATATTTCTTTTTCTGAGTTTAATGGAGAAGAAGGTAAATATTTACCTTCGATAAATTTTATTTCTAGCCAGTTCCGTGGTTCTGCCTATTTTATTTCTAGCCAGTTCCGTGGTGATGCCTATTTTAGTTCTAGCCAGTTCCGTGGTTATGCCTATTTTCGTTCTAGCCAGTTCCGTGGTGATGCCTATTTTCGTTCTATCCAGTTCCGTGGTGATGCCTATTTTCGTTCTATCCAGTTCCGTGGTGATGCCGATTTTAGTTCTAGCCAGTTCCGTGGTTATGCCTATTTTCGTTCTATCCAGTTCCGTGGTGATGCCGATTTTAGTTCTAGCCAGTTCCGGGGGGGGGGAGATTTTAGTGATGCAGAATTACACAAGCAGATTAAATTTAATGATTCAATTTTTCATAACATGTCATTTGATAATATGGAATTTAAAGGTCCTGCGTATTTTGATAATGTCACATTTGAAGAACCTGTTTCGTTTGTTCGATCTATTTTTCATGAATATTCAAATTTTGAAAAAGCAAAATTTTTAGAAGGAGCAAAGTTTAAACATGCTTTGTTTAAGGAATGGACATATTTTAGAAATGTAGTTTTTGGTGGTAAAATTTCTTTTGCCGGAACAATTTCTAAAGAGAAGATTTTAATTGAAGCTACTAATCTTTCAAATATGTTTTTTGCCGAGACTAATATTGAATCTTTTAAATTTATAGAATGTGAATGGGACAAAGGCGAAGATGGAATTAATCTAGTTTATGATGAAGTTAATCAAGAGGAATTAAAAACTAAAAATTCAACTCTTGAAGAAATTTATCGTCGCCTTAAAAAAGTCGCCCGTGAGAACGCGGATGAAGAACAAACATCTGCTTGGCATTACAAAGAAAAGGAAATGAAAAAAAGAGAAGCGGATTCTGCCTTCTTTTTCCCTGCAATCATAACAACATTCCTCACATTTGTAGCCTTCTTAATTTGCTGCGGGTTGCTGGAGAGTACTGCTCCTTATTATTCTTTAATTGTTTTAATTCCTACGGCATTAGCTGTTCCTTTTTTGCTTATTCAAAATCAGTATAAAAAATTTGAACTTAAGTATAATGATGTTCCGAAAAGCAAAAAATGGTTCTCAAAAATTTATCTCAATATTTATTACTGGATCAGCGGATACGGAGAGAATCCTCTTCGTGCCGGAGTTCTTCTCGTTGCGCTGATCGCACTGCCATTTATGATTAATTTTTTTACAGGTTTTAAAGATGGAGCGGATTGGGTTAAACACGCAATATGGTACATGCCTTTGCTTAAAGTGCAATTAAGCGATGGAATTAGGGGAATACAGTATTTCTGGAAAGGAGTATCCGTTTCGCTTATCACCATCCAAGCCGCCTTATTCGCCTTTGCCCTGCGAAACAAGCTTCGCCGTTAA
- the selB gene encoding selenocysteine-specific translation elongation factor, translating to MPVVMGTAGHIDHGKTSLIKALTGTDCDRLAEEKKRGITIELGFASLDLGGDRQLSIIDVPGHEKFVKNMVAGAAGIDFVLLVIAADEGVMPQTREHLEICTLLGIERGFVVLTKVDMVDEEWLALVKEDVREFLAPSFLAEGPIYGVSSHTGQGLDELKTALADFMDSFEPKRRTDLARLPIDRVFTMKGHGTVVTGTLISGQLSVGDDIIIYPAMTETKVRSLQSHGGSVETAPAGRRTAVNLHGVEVDDIERGEVLGRPNTLFPSTVWDVEITCLPSSPRSLKHRKEVHFHHGSKETMAKVYFLDREKLAKGDRTVCQIRFDQPMTGVYGDRIVIRSFSPLRTIAGGSIINPMGRKVKRFSDDVKRLESLIEAEPEDLILTQLELAGNAGLNFQELSIMTDVASKPLEKMLQSLGGQQKIFLFDKEERSFIFGGHYENLVSGFIKYLEDFHKKDPMKAGVTKSEIGSAWGKKLSAKLFHSIVERLTKKNEIIVAQDIIHLPGHKVSMASDQQKLRDILLEAYENGGLTPANVKEILEPLDLTFKEAAPVYKLLQNEGLIVRINDSLYFATSAIEKLKAILEGYFANNLELGPPDFKELTNLSRKFAIPLLEFMDKEKFTMRVGDKRRLRKQV from the coding sequence ATGCCTGTAGTTATGGGGACAGCCGGTCATATTGACCATGGTAAGACCAGCTTGATTAAGGCTCTTACCGGAACAGACTGTGACAGACTTGCTGAAGAGAAAAAGCGCGGAATCACCATAGAACTCGGGTTTGCAAGCCTTGATCTTGGCGGCGACCGTCAGCTCAGTATTATTGATGTTCCCGGCCATGAGAAGTTTGTTAAAAATATGGTCGCCGGAGCGGCAGGTATTGATTTTGTTCTGCTGGTAATAGCCGCGGATGAAGGGGTGATGCCTCAAACCCGTGAGCATTTGGAAATATGCACTCTGCTTGGAATTGAGCGCGGCTTTGTGGTGCTCACTAAAGTTGATATGGTCGATGAAGAATGGCTTGCGCTGGTTAAAGAAGATGTTCGCGAATTTCTGGCCCCCAGCTTTTTAGCTGAGGGGCCGATTTACGGCGTTTCATCCCATACCGGACAAGGGCTTGATGAACTTAAAACCGCGCTTGCGGATTTTATGGACAGCTTTGAACCTAAAAGAAGAACCGACCTTGCGCGGCTTCCCATAGATAGAGTCTTTACCATGAAAGGGCACGGCACTGTAGTAACTGGCACGCTCATTTCCGGTCAGCTTTCAGTGGGGGATGATATAATCATCTATCCTGCCATGACAGAAACGAAAGTGCGCAGTCTGCAATCGCATGGCGGAAGCGTTGAAACCGCTCCTGCCGGACGCAGAACCGCGGTTAACCTGCACGGCGTAGAAGTAGATGACATTGAACGGGGTGAAGTGCTGGGCAGACCGAACACGCTGTTCCCGTCAACCGTCTGGGATGTCGAAATTACCTGCCTTCCGTCCTCGCCTAGGTCACTTAAGCATCGTAAAGAAGTTCATTTTCACCACGGTTCAAAAGAAACTATGGCGAAAGTTTATTTTCTGGACCGCGAAAAACTTGCCAAAGGTGACCGCACCGTCTGTCAGATTCGTTTTGATCAGCCCATGACCGGAGTTTATGGCGACAGAATCGTTATTCGCTCATTTTCGCCGCTGAGGACCATTGCAGGCGGAAGTATTATAAATCCTATGGGAAGGAAGGTTAAACGGTTCTCAGACGATGTTAAACGCTTAGAATCACTGATTGAGGCTGAACCGGAAGATCTTATTCTCACGCAGCTTGAACTTGCGGGTAACGCAGGGCTTAATTTTCAAGAACTTTCCATCATGACCGACGTGGCATCTAAGCCCCTTGAAAAGATGTTGCAGTCATTAGGCGGTCAGCAGAAAATATTCCTGTTTGATAAAGAAGAACGCAGTTTTATTTTCGGCGGTCATTATGAAAATCTTGTGAGCGGATTCATAAAATATCTCGAAGATTTTCATAAGAAAGATCCCATGAAAGCCGGAGTAACCAAAAGTGAAATCGGCTCCGCATGGGGCAAAAAGCTTTCTGCCAAGCTTTTTCATTCCATAGTTGAAAGGCTGACTAAAAAGAATGAAATTATTGTAGCGCAGGATATTATACACCTGCCCGGACATAAGGTTTCAATGGCATCCGACCAGCAGAAATTGCGGGATATCCTGCTTGAAGCTTACGAAAATGGCGGGCTGACTCCTGCCAATGTTAAAGAGATTCTTGAGCCGCTGGACCTGACATTTAAAGAGGCCGCGCCTGTATATAAACTTTTACAGAACGAAGGGCTGATCGTCAGGATCAATGACAGTTTATATTTTGCCACGTCCGCAATTGAAAAACTTAAAGCAATTCTTGAGGGTTACTTCGCAAACAATTTAGAACTGGGACCGCCCGATTTTAAAGAGCTTACGAATCTATCCAGAAAATTTGCCATTCCGCTGCTTGAATTTATGGATAAAGAAAAGTTCACCATGCGGGTGGGGGATAAGCGCAGGCTTAGAAAGCAGGTGTAG
- a CDS encoding aminopeptidase: MNKLLEHKTKSCWELYQDEEHQQGMNDLAARYIDFLSRCKTERETIKYVEEVLIEAGFSDYIGSDSCFRSFKNKTIFIARKGKKTLSNGFRLVGAHADTPRLDLKQHPIYDDLGIGMAKTHYYGGIRKYQWLARPLALHGLVVKTNGEKVNIVIGEDPSDPVLTILDLLPHLAYKQVEKKVTDAFEAEKLNIVMGHSLSFTKEEGDDSTETFAPSVKLKMLEILNEKYGIVEADLFSSEMHIVPAGPARYVGLDKSMIGGYGQDDRSCVFLALEAFLSEPEPDHAQVVLFYDKEEIGSEGSTGAKSLFFEYCMEDLIEAWEPGMKMSRIMMAGKALSTDVHAAIDPDYQDVHEKLNSAYLGFGPCFCKFTGHRGKVGANDAHAEYVGWLRNILGEAEVPWQMAELGKVDIGGGGTVAKFLAVYGMDVIDFGPPVLSMHSPFELTSKADIYATKLAFSTFLRS, translated from the coding sequence ATGAACAAATTGCTTGAACATAAAACTAAAAGTTGCTGGGAATTATATCAGGATGAAGAACATCAGCAGGGCATGAATGATCTTGCTGCGCGGTACATTGATTTTCTAAGCCGCTGCAAAACTGAGCGTGAAACTATTAAATATGTAGAAGAAGTTCTGATTGAAGCCGGATTCAGTGATTACATCGGTTCCGACAGCTGCTTCCGTTCATTTAAAAATAAGACCATCTTTATTGCACGCAAAGGTAAAAAGACTCTTTCCAATGGATTCAGACTAGTCGGTGCTCACGCAGACACTCCACGCCTTGATCTGAAACAGCATCCTATTTATGACGACCTCGGCATCGGCATGGCTAAAACCCATTATTACGGCGGAATCAGAAAATATCAGTGGCTTGCCCGTCCGCTGGCTCTGCACGGATTAGTCGTAAAAACTAACGGTGAAAAAGTTAATATTGTAATAGGTGAAGATCCCAGCGATCCAGTCCTTACAATTTTAGACCTTCTGCCTCACCTTGCTTACAAGCAGGTTGAAAAAAAGGTCACCGATGCCTTTGAAGCTGAAAAATTAAATATCGTCATGGGACATTCCCTTTCTTTCACCAAAGAAGAAGGTGACGACAGCACTGAAACTTTCGCACCGTCCGTTAAACTCAAAATGCTTGAAATTTTGAATGAGAAATACGGCATTGTCGAAGCTGATCTTTTCAGCTCTGAAATGCACATCGTGCCTGCCGGACCTGCCCGCTACGTGGGACTCGATAAGTCCATGATCGGCGGATACGGACAGGATGACCGCTCCTGCGTATTTTTAGCTCTTGAAGCATTTCTTTCCGAACCTGAGCCGGATCATGCACAGGTCGTATTGTTCTACGATAAAGAAGAAATCGGTTCCGAAGGTTCAACCGGAGCTAAATCCCTTTTCTTTGAATATTGCATGGAAGATCTCATTGAAGCATGGGAACCGGGCATGAAGATGTCCCGTATTATGATGGCGGGTAAAGCTCTTTCAACCGATGTACATGCCGCTATTGATCCAGACTATCAGGATGTGCATGAAAAGCTTAACTCAGCTTATCTCGGTTTCGGGCCGTGTTTCTGCAAATTTACCGGACACAGAGGAAAGGTCGGGGCAAATGATGCTCATGCCGAATATGTGGGCTGGTTGCGCAACATCCTCGGCGAAGCAGAAGTTCCATGGCAGATGGCTGAACTCGGCAAGGTCGATATCGGCGGCGGCGGAACTGTTGCGAAGTTCTTAGCTGTTTACGGAATGGATGTTATCGATTTCGGGCCTCCGGTTCTCTCTATGCACAGCCCTTTTGAACTGACAAGCAAAGCTGATATTTATGCAACAAAACTTGCTTTCAGTACTTTTTTGAGGAGCTAA
- the selA gene encoding L-seryl-tRNA(Sec) selenium transferase — protein sequence MSNLFKLLPSVDSVLTRLEQEGEMSKAPRPLIRDLVNGFLNVCREEIKFAIITDEDQLSLDALFPRLICHVRAGVRPHFRRVLNATGVVVHTNLGRSILADSAVKAVTEACGAYSNLEFDLKTGERGSRYSHVEKLICDITGAESALVVNNNASAVLITLETLAAGREAVVSRGQLVEIGGSFRIPDVMVKSGAILHEVGATNRTHLRDYESAINEKTALLMKVHTSNFRVIGFTKEVSGGELVELGIKYDLPVYEDLGSGNLTNFAGLGLMREPTVQEVVSEGVDVVSFSGDKVLGGPQAGIIVGKKKYIDMIKKNPLNRVVRIDKMTLAALEATLRLYLDQETAMQEVPTLRMIMEKPESLKLRAQSLSRVLDRFLGDSVAIDVREGVSRVGGGAFPEQDLKTFLVTVVPQGDMSVPELKERLLSSEPPLVGRIEDEAFCLDPRTLTQIEYHMAAESIAQALNLDK from the coding sequence TTGTCTAATCTTTTTAAATTGTTGCCGTCAGTTGACTCAGTTCTTACCAGACTGGAGCAGGAAGGGGAGATGAGTAAAGCCCCGCGTCCTCTTATTAGAGATCTGGTTAACGGTTTTCTTAATGTGTGCCGCGAAGAAATCAAATTTGCAATTATTACAGATGAGGATCAGCTCTCGCTTGATGCTCTTTTTCCGCGTTTGATTTGCCATGTTCGCGCGGGTGTACGTCCGCATTTTCGTAGAGTGCTGAATGCTACCGGCGTGGTTGTTCATACTAATCTGGGCCGCTCAATACTTGCGGACTCTGCGGTTAAAGCTGTTACGGAGGCTTGCGGAGCTTATTCAAATCTTGAATTTGATCTGAAAACAGGCGAGCGGGGCAGCCGCTACAGCCACGTTGAAAAGCTTATCTGCGATATTACCGGCGCAGAATCCGCACTGGTTGTGAATAATAATGCCTCGGCAGTTCTTATCACTTTAGAAACTCTTGCCGCGGGCCGTGAAGCTGTTGTTTCACGCGGTCAACTGGTTGAGATCGGCGGATCATTTCGCATTCCTGATGTAATGGTCAAGAGCGGAGCCATTCTGCATGAAGTAGGTGCTACCAATAGAACTCACCTGCGTGATTACGAAAGTGCAATCAACGAAAAAACCGCTCTGCTTATGAAGGTTCATACCTCGAACTTCAGGGTGATCGGTTTTACTAAGGAAGTTTCCGGCGGTGAGCTGGTAGAACTGGGTATTAAGTACGACCTGCCTGTTTATGAAGACCTCGGTAGCGGTAATCTTACAAACTTTGCAGGTCTTGGTTTAATGCGTGAGCCGACAGTGCAGGAAGTCGTTTCAGAAGGCGTGGATGTTGTTTCCTTCTCCGGTGATAAAGTCCTTGGCGGCCCGCAGGCCGGAATCATTGTCGGTAAAAAGAAATATATCGATATGATCAAAAAGAATCCGCTGAACAGAGTGGTTCGAATCGATAAAATGACTCTGGCGGCTCTGGAAGCCACTTTACGGCTTTATCTGGACCAGGAAACCGCTATGCAAGAAGTCCCCACCTTACGCATGATCATGGAAAAGCCGGAATCGCTTAAGCTTAGAGCGCAATCTTTATCCCGTGTTTTAGATAGATTTCTGGGTGACAGTGTTGCTATTGATGTTCGGGAAGGCGTTTCCAGAGTCGGAGGCGGCGCATTTCCTGAACAGGATTTAAAAACATTTCTGGTAACGGTTGTTCCGCAGGGCGATATGTCCGTGCCGGAACTGAAAGAACGGTTGCTTTCATCAGAACCGCCGCTTGTAGGGCGCATTGAAGATGAAGCTTTTTGTCTTGATCCAAGAACTCTTACACAAATTGAATATCATATGGCGGCTGAATCTATTGCACAGGCCCTTAACCTCGATAAATAA